One Varibaculum prostatecancerukia genomic window, CCACACCGGGCGAATCGATACCATTTCCACCATCGCGTTTTCGGGAGAATCAATAGCGAAACGAACCGCTCTGGCTACGGATCCCGCAGTCATGCGATCTGCGGGATCCGTAGTAGTCAGCGTCCTCCTGCAAAACGTGTTGCATATCGGTATCGACTCGCCCGGGGTGGATAGAGGTGACCCAAACGCCCAGTGGTTGGAAATTAATTCTCTTTATCGCGATATTTCTTGAGATCTTCTTCTTTGCCCGCAAGCTTCTTTTTCTTGTGCTGTTTGACAACATCGCCCGCGAAATCAGGAACATATTTTGAAACCGCCACCGAGGGGCGCACATAGCCGCTGGAATCGGGACGGGGAGGAAGTTTAATCGGTTCCGCCTGTTTTTCAATCTCGGTATAGGGAATAGAGCTGAGGAAATGGTGAATCATGTTCAGCCGTGCCTGCTTCTTGGAATCAGAAAGCACGTGATGCCAAGGCGCCACCGAAGTGTCGGTATGTACCATCATGTCGTCCTTGGCGCGCGAATAATCTTCCCACCGGGTGATGGACTCTAAATCCATCGGGGAGAGTTTCCACTGGCGCAAGGGGTCTCCCAGGCGGGATTTGAAACGCTTGTACTGTACTTTATCCGATACGCTGAACCAGTATTTACGCAGGTAGATGCCGTCCTCGACTAGCATTTGTTCAAAAATGGGGCATTGGCGCATAAATAGTTGTACTTGATCGGGGCGGGCAAATCCCATCACTTTTTCTACCCCGGCGCGGTTGTACCAAGACCGGTCGAAGAGGACAATTTCGCCGGCAGCCGGCAGGTGCTCGATATAACGCTGGAAGTACCATTGGGTTTCTTGACGCTCAGTAGGCTTAG contains:
- the ppk2 gene encoding polyphosphate kinase 2; translated protein: MSHKKENGISEADEIKVQKIPNKVYEAELYRLQGELGKLQTWVKATGARIVVIFEGRDAAGKGGTIKRMTEYLSPRVARIVALPKPTERQETQWYFQRYIEHLPAAGEIVLFDRSWYNRAGVEKVMGFARPDQVQLFMRQCPIFEQMLVEDGIYLRKYWFSVSDKVQYKRFKSRLGDPLRQWKLSPMDLESITRWEDYSRAKDDMMVHTDTSVAPWHHVLSDSKKQARLNMIHHFLSSIPYTEIEKQAEPIKLPPRPDSSGYVRPSVAVSKYVPDFAGDVVKQHKKKKLAGKEEDLKKYRDKEN